GTAAAGCGCCCAGAGCATGAAACCCGCCGCTATCGCCGCGACGCCCCCGATGGTAGGCAGTGAAATATCCTGATGACTGCCATCCATGAGAATCACTGAACCGACAACAAAAGCGACAATCCCGCCAATACCCAGAATGCCGAAACTGGGCGCAAAGGCCTCGGCAATAATAAAAACCAGCCCCAGAATGATCAGCACCAGCCCGGCGTAATTGACCGACAACACCTGAAAGGCAAACAGAGCCAGCACCAGACTGATCACGCCGATCACCCCGGGAAAGATACTGCCCGGGTTGGACAGCTCAAAAATGATGCCGTAAAAACCGATCAGCATCAGAAAGTAGGCAATGTTCGGGTTGGTGATTACCGCCAAAAGCTGCGTGCGCCAGTTGGGATCAACGCGGACCATCTCGAGTTCGGCAGTATCCAGCGTCAGCTCTCCCCCGGCCATCGCAACAGTGCGACCATGAATTTGCTGCAGCAAGTCATCAATGTCACGCGCCACCACGTCCACTACATTTTTTTCCAGGGCCTCCTGCGAGCCCAGATTGACCGCTTCGCGCACGGCCTCTTCAGCCCAGTCAGCATTCCGGCCATGCCGTTCGGCCAACTCGCGAATGTAAGCGACCGAGTCTTCCAGCATCTTGCGCTCCATGGCGCTGCCACCCCGACGCGGACTGGACGACTCTTCAGTCTTGCCAGCCTCCTCGGCAGCGTCGTCGCCGACATCCTCTTCGCTGGGGGATGCGGGCTCCGGCTCATCACTGCCGGGCATACCCCCCATCTGGACCGGTGTTGCCGAGCCCAGATGGGTCGCCGGGGCCATCGCAGCGATATGACTGGCATACAGAATATAGGTACCAGCGCTCGCGGCCCGGCTTCCCGAGGGGCTCACATAGGTAGCAACCGGCACCGGGGAAGCAAGTATCCGCTTGTTGATCAGGCGCATGGAGTCAACCAGCCCGCCCGGTGTATCCAGCTCGATTACCACCAGAGCAGCATTGTCAGCAGCGGCCTGCTCGAACCCCCGCACCAGGTAGTCCATGGTTGCCGGTCCGATGGCATCGTTCACGCTGAGCACAATGCCACTGCGTCGCTCACTGCTTTCGCTGGCCATCGCCTGATAATTGTGGACAAACAGCGCCATGAATACACCCACGACAACTGTCATGACACTGCTCAAGGCCAACCAGCCCGAAGCTAGACCCCGGGTGCGACCATGTTGCTTGTACAGGGACACGCCTAGCCCTCCAATACCTGATCTGATGATGTCAGATTAGCAGAGTCGGTTGCTGTCGGCAGACTGCCAAACCTGGCAATACGTGACACCGTATGACCGGGTTCCGGGTTGCACCGCCGACAGGCCATGCTGCATGCGCTATAGTGAGTCATAAAATTGCCATGGAGCACCCAGCGCTTGTCTGACCGTCTTTCCCTCCTGCTTCAGCAGGCTTACCTGTTCTGGACCAGCCCCCTGGTGGTCTATCAAGTAATCATTCTGCTGTTTGCCGCAGGCATTACCCTGTTTTTACGCAAAACGCTGTCGCCACGCCTGGAGTCGCTGGCCGGTATCGACGGCACCCGCCAGTTACGGCACCTGCTCAGCCGCTCCGGGCAACGTCTGCTGGCTCCACTGAGTCTGCTGTTGTGGGTGATGATCGGGCGCAGTCTGCTGCTCGGCAGTGAGCTGGAAACACAATTGCTGGACCTGGCCATACCACTGTTGCTATCCATGGCTGGTGTCCGCCTTGTGGTCTATCTGTTGCGCAAGGGTTTCCCGGTCACGCCGGCACTCAAGACCTGGGAAAACATCATCAGCTTCAGCATATGGACGCTGGTAGCCCTGCACCTGGTAGGTATTCTGCCGCACATGCTGCAGTTGCTGGATAGTCTGGCAGTTACGCTTGGCGAAACCCGTATTTCACTGCTTTATGTGCTCAAACTGCTGTTGCTGGTAGCCTTGATGCTCTCGCTGGCATTCTGGCTGTCCGCGCTGATTGAACGCCGCATGCGCGGCTTCACACATGTCTCGCCGGGACTTCAGGTTGCACTGGGCAAATTCAGCCGGGTTTTCCTGCTTACCCTGGCCGTGCTTCTGTCACTCAACCTTGTTGGCATAGACCTCACCACATTGACGGTTTTTGGCGGCGCACTCGGGGTCGGGCTGGGCTTTGGCCTGCAACGAATAACCAGTAACTTCATCAGCGGCTTCATCCTGATTCTCGACCGCTCGATCAAACCCGGTGATGTAGTCACCATCGGTGAAAGTTTTGGTTGGGTACAGGAACTGCGGGCACGTTACATCGTGGTGCGCAACCGGGATGGTGTGGACACCCTGATTCCGAACGAAAACGTGATCACCAATGAAGTCATCAACTGGAGCTATGCCGACCGTAATATCCGCCTGCGTATTCAGGTCGAAATCAGCTATGACGACGACCCGGAACAGGCCATGGAACTCATGCAGCAAGCTGCCAGCGTGTCGCCACGTGCTCTGCAGGAGCCCCCGGCATTGGTCAATCTGGTCGAGTTTGGTGACAACGGTATTCTGCTCGAACTGCGAGTATGGATTGCCGACCCTGAGGCCGGCGTCGGCAGCGTGCGTTCCGCCATCAACCTGGCTATCTGGCGCGCATTCAAGCAAGCCAACATCACTATTCCTTACCCGCAACGCGACCTGCATATAAAGGGCCCCTTGCCACGCCAGGAATAGCCCGGGGCTCCCTGCAAGCCGATGTGCTTCTGCCCACGAGTGTTCTAGACTCTGGGCAGTAGACGTTTTGCGTACACCACTGTCGAGCCATGCCATGCAGATTGAACTGATCGAAATTCGTGATCACCTGAGCCGTTTTCCACCCTTCGAACAACTCCCCGAAGAGACCCTGGAACAGCTCGCCAGCCAGGTGGAAATCAGTTACTTTCAGGCTGGTAGCGAGATCCTGGCGTTTGATCAACCCATTCATCAACTGCACTATGTGCGCAGCGGCGCGGTCGAGGTTTATCGGCGCAACGGCGAACTCTACAACCGTCTCAGTGAAGGCGATATTTTTGGCCACTTTGGCCTGCTACGCAGCAATCGGGTACGTTTCCCGGCCAAGGCGCTGGAAGACTGCCTGATCTACCTGCTGCCAGACAGCCAGTTCCACCAGCTCTGCGAGCAGTTCGACAACTTTGCCGATTTTGTCGAGGCCGAGGGTCAGAGCCGCCTGCAAAAAGCGGTCGCCGATCAGGATCAGGCCGCCGAGCGCATGCAAGTGCGGATCAGCAAATTACTCAGCCGACGCGCAGTCAGCGTAACCGTCAATGACAGCGTACAGACCGCCGCCCAGGCCATGAGCGAAGCCGGGGTATCGTCACTCCTGGTGATGGATGACAACGTGGACACTCCCCACGCATCCAATATGATCGGGATTATTACCGACCGTGACTTTCGCAACCGTGTGGTTGCGCCGGGGCTGGGCTACGAGACGCCCATCAGCGAGGTGATGACCAGCAACCCGGTTACCTTGCAAAGCACTGATTCCGTATTTGAAGCCATGTTGACCATGTTGCGCTTCAATATTCATCACCTGCCCATCATGCACCGTCGCCGTCCACTCGGCGTTGTCAGCCTGGCAGACATCACACGTTTCGAAACCCAGAGCAGCCTGTACCTGGTCAACAATATCTTCAATTGCCAGTCGGCCAATGAGCTGCAGGCGTTACTGCCCGACGTGCGCGCCACCTTTGCCCGCATGGTCAAGGAAGGCGCCACGGCGCATATGATCGGGCGTGCGCTATCAAGCATCGGACGCAACTTTTCTCAGCGCCTGATTGAGCTTGCGGAAGCAGAGCTGGGCCCACCTCCGGTACCCTATTGCTTTATGGCATTGGGCTCAATGGCGCGGGATGAGCAACTGATCGTCACCGATCAGGACAACGCCCTGGTATTGGATGATCGCTTTGACCCTGCCCGGCATGATGCCTATTTCATTCAGTTGGCAACTCGCGTCAGTGATGGTCTGGCCGCTTGTGGTTACAGCTACTGCAAGGGAGGCATCATGGCCACCAATCGCGACTGGCGACAGCCACTCAGCGTCTGGAAGAACTATTTCCAGCAGTGGATTGCCAAACCCAATCCGCAGACATTGCTGAACAGCTGTATTTTCTTTGATCTGGACGCTGTGCACGGTGAAACCGAGCTGGTCTCGCAGCTGCAACAACAAGTTGCCGATCAGGCCAGCCAGAGCCCGGCCTTTCTTGCCAGCCTGGCTCGCAACGCGTTGAATCGCACGCCACCGCTGGGCTTTTTTCGTACATTCGTGATGGAGCAGGATGGCAAACAGAACAACATCATCAATCTCAAGGGGCGAGGCACAGCGCCACTGACCGACCTGATCCGTGTCCATGCACTGGCCTGCGGCTCCACCACGCAGAACAGCAATGAGCGGCTGGATGCCATCGCGCAGACCAAGCTATTACCCGCCGAAGCCATCGAAAGCTTGCGTGCCGCACTGGAATTTCTCTCCAGCGTGCGCATCCGCCATCAAGCCTGGCAACTGGAGCACGATGATGAGCCAAACAATTATATCGAACCGGAAGCGCTCACACCCAGCCAGAGACACAGCCTGAAAGAAGCCTTTCAGGTGCTCAGCAATGCGCAGAAATTCCTGCGTTTTCGCTACCCACCCGGCGGCGCGGAGCGCAGCCCGTGAGTAAAACCAGGACCGAATGGCCCGAGCTGATGGCTGCCCATGCGGCACATGCCAGCCACCCGGCATTGGCCGACTTTTACCGGGCATTCGATATTGCTCCGGATACGCCGCTGAGCGAGATACCTCTGGTGGCACTGGATATCGAAACCACCGGGCTGGACCCGACGCGCGATGCGATTGTCAGCATCGGACTGGTTAACTGCAGCAGCCAACGCGTGCGCTGTGCCGAGCACTGGTATCAGGTAGTGCGTCCACGCCATCTGAGCATCGACAGCATCCCGCTGCACCGTATCACCCACGCCGAGGTTCGTCATGCCCCACCGCTGACCGACGTCCTGCCCATGCTTTTGCAGCATTTACAGGGCAAGGTTGCACTGGTGCATTACCACCCGATCGAACGTGAGTTTCTTGCGCATGCGGTCAAACAATTGCTGGGGCAGGCGCTGTACTTTCCGCTGATTGATACCATGCAGCTGGAAGCCCGTCAGCACCCACGGCAATCACGCAGCTGGCTCGACCGTTTGCGTGGCAAGGGTCCGGCATCCCTGCGCCTGGCTGACTGTCGTTCGCGTTATCACTTGCCCGCCTATCAACCGCATCATGCGCTGACCGATGCGATCGCCAGCGCCGAGTTGCTGCAAGCCCAATGCAGCAGGCATGTGGATGCCGGCCGCGCGGTCAAAGAGTTCTGGTCGTAAACCAAAACGGGGCGCCATGGTTACCCATAACGCCCCGCGGTTGTGGTGCGATAACTACCTAGCGTGGCTCACTGAGCAAGCCTTTCACAATGGCGATACAACCCACCAGCAACACCACGGTAAAGGGTAGCCCGGTAGACACTGCCATCGCCTGCAAGGCGACCAGGCCACCACCGAGCAACAGGGCAATGGCAATTACCCCTTCGATCAGCACCCAGAATACACGCTGCGGCACCGGCGCATTGACCTTGCCTCCGGCGGTAATGGTATCAATCACCAATGAGCCGGAATCTGACGAGGTGACAAAGAACACAATGACCAGAACGATACCGATAAAGGAGGTAATTGCGGCCAGCGGCAACTCTGCCAACATGGCAAACAGCTGAATTTCCAGCGCCGCCTCCTGAACGCCGGTAAAACCACCGAGCAGCTGACTGATCGCAGTGCCACCAAAGGTGGTCATCCACAGTACGGATACCAGCGAAGGTACCAGCAATACCGCAATCAGGAACTCACGCACACTGCGGCCACGGCTTACCCGGGCGATAAACATGCCGACGAAGGGTGACCAGCTGATCCACCAGGCCCAATAGAAGGCAGTCCAGCCCTGGCTGAAGTTGGCATCTTCACGGCCGATCGGGTTCGACAGGGCCGGCAGGTACTGCAAATAAGCGCCCAGATTGTCGAAGAAACCGGTCAGAATCGCCAGCGTGGGTCCGACCACAATGACAAACAGCAGGAGCAACACGGCCAGGCCCATATTGATCTGTGACAGAAACTTTACGCCCTTTTCCAGACCCGCCAGCACCGACAACAACGCAATGAAGGTAATGCCGATGATCAGCAGCACCATGCTGGCGTTTCCACCACCGATATTGAACAGATGGCTGATCCCCCCGGCTGCCTGTTGCGCCCCCAGGCCCAGCGAGGTTGCCAGACCGAACAGAGTGGCAAACACGGCGAGAATATCGATCACATGCCCGGGCCAACCCCATACACGCTCACCCAGCAACGGATAGAAAATCGAACGGATACTCAGCGGCAAACCCTTGTTGAAGGAAAACAGCGCCAGTGCCAGGGCCACAATGGCGTAAATCGCCCAGGGATGTAGCCCCCAATGGAAAATGGTCGCTGCCATACCCAGCCGTGCGGCTGCTTCCGCATCGCCAATGGCTCCGCCCAGTGGCGCCCAGTCGGTCCGTGCACCTGCTTCACCGACACTGGTACCCCCCATGGCTGCCGAGAAATGCCCCATGGGTTCGGCAACACCGTAGAACATCAGACCGATGCCCATACCGGCGGCAAACAGCATCGAGAACCAGCCGAGATAGGAATGATCTGCCACAGCCTCTTTGCCGCCCAGACGCACCTTGCCCAACGGAGTAAAAATCAGCACCAGACATAGCAACACGAAAATATTTGCGGCGCTGATAAAGAACCAGGCCATATGGCCGGTCAACCAGTCACGGATTGCGGTAAAAATGGGGGCGACTTCATTCTGCAACGCCAGGGTAAGCACCACAAAGAGCAGAATGGTGATTGCCGAGATACTGAATACCTTGCCGTGAATATCCAGTGCGATGGAG
This sequence is a window from Halopseudomonas salegens. Protein-coding genes within it:
- a CDS encoding DUF294 nucleotidyltransferase-like domain-containing protein: MQIELIEIRDHLSRFPPFEQLPEETLEQLASQVEISYFQAGSEILAFDQPIHQLHYVRSGAVEVYRRNGELYNRLSEGDIFGHFGLLRSNRVRFPAKALEDCLIYLLPDSQFHQLCEQFDNFADFVEAEGQSRLQKAVADQDQAAERMQVRISKLLSRRAVSVTVNDSVQTAAQAMSEAGVSSLLVMDDNVDTPHASNMIGIITDRDFRNRVVAPGLGYETPISEVMTSNPVTLQSTDSVFEAMLTMLRFNIHHLPIMHRRRPLGVVSLADITRFETQSSLYLVNNIFNCQSANELQALLPDVRATFARMVKEGATAHMIGRALSSIGRNFSQRLIELAEAELGPPPVPYCFMALGSMARDEQLIVTDQDNALVLDDRFDPARHDAYFIQLATRVSDGLAACGYSYCKGGIMATNRDWRQPLSVWKNYFQQWIAKPNPQTLLNSCIFFDLDAVHGETELVSQLQQQVADQASQSPAFLASLARNALNRTPPLGFFRTFVMEQDGKQNNIINLKGRGTAPLTDLIRVHALACGSTTQNSNERLDAIAQTKLLPAEAIESLRAALEFLSSVRIRHQAWQLEHDDEPNNYIEPEALTPSQRHSLKEAFQVLSNAQKFLRFRYPPGGAERSP
- a CDS encoding mechanosensitive ion channel family protein codes for the protein MSDRLSLLLQQAYLFWTSPLVVYQVIILLFAAGITLFLRKTLSPRLESLAGIDGTRQLRHLLSRSGQRLLAPLSLLLWVMIGRSLLLGSELETQLLDLAIPLLLSMAGVRLVVYLLRKGFPVTPALKTWENIISFSIWTLVALHLVGILPHMLQLLDSLAVTLGETRISLLYVLKLLLLVALMLSLAFWLSALIERRMRGFTHVSPGLQVALGKFSRVFLLTLAVLLSLNLVGIDLTTLTVFGGALGVGLGFGLQRITSNFISGFILILDRSIKPGDVVTIGESFGWVQELRARYIVVRNRDGVDTLIPNENVITNEVINWSYADRNIRLRIQVEISYDDDPEQAMELMQQAASVSPRALQEPPALVNLVEFGDNGILLELRVWIADPEAGVGSVRSAINLAIWRAFKQANITIPYPQRDLHIKGPLPRQE
- a CDS encoding 3'-5' exonuclease, whose translation is MSKTRTEWPELMAAHAAHASHPALADFYRAFDIAPDTPLSEIPLVALDIETTGLDPTRDAIVSIGLVNCSSQRVRCAEHWYQVVRPRHLSIDSIPLHRITHAEVRHAPPLTDVLPMLLQHLQGKVALVHYHPIEREFLAHAVKQLLGQALYFPLIDTMQLEARQHPRQSRSWLDRLRGKGPASLRLADCRSRYHLPAYQPHHALTDAIASAELLQAQCSRHVDAGRAVKEFWS
- a CDS encoding NfeD family protein, translated to MTVVVGVFMALFVHNYQAMASESSERRSGIVLSVNDAIGPATMDYLVRGFEQAAADNAALVVIELDTPGGLVDSMRLINKRILASPVPVATYVSPSGSRAASAGTYILYASHIAAMAPATHLGSATPVQMGGMPGSDEPEPASPSEEDVGDDAAEEAGKTEESSSPRRGGSAMERKMLEDSVAYIRELAERHGRNADWAEEAVREAVNLGSQEALEKNVVDVVARDIDDLLQQIHGRTVAMAGGELTLDTAELEMVRVDPNWRTQLLAVITNPNIAYFLMLIGFYGIIFELSNPGSIFPGVIGVISLVLALFAFQVLSVNYAGLVLIILGLVFIIAEAFAPSFGILGIGGIVAFVVGSVILMDGSHQDISLPTIGGVAAIAAGFMLWALYRLVGLRRSPAASGAEHLLRERALALDDFVAGGDSYLGHVQVSGERWNARAGQPVKAGTWLTIRHLDGLTLEVSPER
- a CDS encoding BCCT family transporter, producing MGNDPIQPATTDPHHDGGPPIPAPSGDANLIDTDYVIGQDNIKGQFSIALDIHGKVFSISAITILLFVVLTLALQNEVAPIFTAIRDWLTGHMAWFFISAANIFVLLCLVLIFTPLGKVRLGGKEAVADHSYLGWFSMLFAAGMGIGLMFYGVAEPMGHFSAAMGGTSVGEAGARTDWAPLGGAIGDAEAAARLGMAATIFHWGLHPWAIYAIVALALALFSFNKGLPLSIRSIFYPLLGERVWGWPGHVIDILAVFATLFGLATSLGLGAQQAAGGISHLFNIGGGNASMVLLIIGITFIALLSVLAGLEKGVKFLSQINMGLAVLLLLFVIVVGPTLAILTGFFDNLGAYLQYLPALSNPIGREDANFSQGWTAFYWAWWISWSPFVGMFIARVSRGRSVREFLIAVLLVPSLVSVLWMTTFGGTAISQLLGGFTGVQEAALEIQLFAMLAELPLAAITSFIGIVLVIVFFVTSSDSGSLVIDTITAGGKVNAPVPQRVFWVLIEGVIAIALLLGGGLVALQAMAVSTGLPFTVVLLVGCIAIVKGLLSEPR